One Manihot esculenta cultivar AM560-2 chromosome 6, M.esculenta_v8, whole genome shotgun sequence DNA segment encodes these proteins:
- the LOC110608424 gene encoding pectinesterase PPME1: MAKGHCIIAAHCVLIVILVVATTVSSDDTTPIPADDSKVSDWFKTMVKPLVSRKGTLDPALEAAEAKSRTITLSKDGRGEFKTLTDAIKSIPSDNKQRVIIKISPGVYTEKLQIERNKPFITLLGDPKAMPILAFGGTAHQYGTLYSATIAVESEYFMAVNIIFKNTAPGPITKNPGAQAVALRVSGDKAAFYNCKMLGFQDTLCDDNGRHFFKNCYIEGTVDFIFGKGRSLYLESQINVIDNKGVTFITAHSKEKKSDVVGYSFVQCKITGSASGAYLGRAWRAMPEVVFSYTEMGRVVNPLGWSNNNKPERERTVFFAEYENSGPGSNPKRRVKFDKQLTDKEAKNFLTLGYIQGSKWLLPPPM; the protein is encoded by the exons ATGGCAAAAGGACACTGCATTATTGCAGCTCATTGTGTCCTCATTGTCATTCTTGTTGTTGCAACCACCGTTAGCTCTGATGATACAACACCAATACCGGCGGATGATTCTAAAGTAAGTGATTGGTTCAAAACTATGGTTAAGCCCTTGGTAAGTCGTAAAGGCACTTTAGATCCCGCTCTTGAAGCTGCTGAGGCCAAATCCAGAACAATTACCCTCTCAAAAGATGGAAGGGGAGAGTTCAAGACTCTTACTGATGCCATTAAAAGTATTCCATCAGACAATAAACAACgtgttattataaaaattagtcCTGGAGTCTACACTGAAAAGCTCCAAATTGAAAGAAATAAGCCTTTTATTACACTACTTGGAGATCCTAAAGCCATGCCCATTTTGGCATTTGGTGGCACCGCTCATCAGTATGGAACTCTTTACAGTGCCACTATAGCCGTAGAGTCCGAATATTTTATGGccgttaatattatttttaag AATACTGCACCAGGACCTATTACGAAGAACCCGGGAGCTCAAGCAGTAGCATTAAGAGTTAGTGGTGATAAAGCAGCTTTCTATAACTGCAAAATGCTTGGATTTCAAGACACATTGTGTGATGATAACGGACGCCACTTTTTCAAAAATTGTTACATTGAAGGCACTGTTGATTTCATTTTTGGAAAAGGAAGATCACTTTATTTG GAATCACAAATAAATGTAATAGATAATAAGGGAGTGACATTCATCACAGCACATTCAAAGGAGAAGAAATCAGACGTTGTTGGTTACTCATTTGTACAATGCAAAATAACCGGAAGTGCATCCGGAGCATATCTGGGACGAGCATGGAGAGCGATGCCTGaggtggtcttctcttataCTGAAATGGGTCGCGTTGTTAATCCTCTTGGATggtcaaataataataaacctgAGAGAGAAAG GACGGTTTTCTTTGCTGAATACGAGAATTCTGGACCCGGATCAAATCCTAAAAGACGTGTTAAATTCGATAAGCAGCTAACGGATAAAGAAGCCAAAAACTTCCTCACCCTTGGTTATATTCAAGGTTCTAAATGGTTGCTTCCACCTCCAATGTAA